Proteins co-encoded in one Aerococcaceae bacterium DSM 111021 genomic window:
- the zapA gene encoding cell division protein ZapA, producing MAHNLRFKATIAGKEYTIVGQKSPQHLNTVVDIVNNQLEQLMELAPELSTADRSILMSVNAISDQLIKEQHILELEKEIQTLKTQIDSKQSSRPNYSRRDQSSSQNELFRNKNNSQQVPFERE from the coding sequence ATGGCACATAATCTACGTTTTAAAGCAACAATAGCAGGAAAAGAGTATACTATTGTTGGGCAAAAATCACCGCAACATTTAAATACAGTTGTTGATATTGTAAATAATCAACTTGAACAATTAATGGAATTAGCACCAGAATTATCCACTGCGGATAGAAGTATTTTAATGTCAGTGAATGCAATATCAGATCAGCTAATAAAAGAACAACATATTCTCGAGTTAGAGAAGGAAATTCAAACATTAAAAACACAAATTGATTCAAAACAATCATCACGTCCAAATTATTCTAGAAGGGACCAAAGCAGTTCACAAAATGAATTATTTAGAAATAAAAATAATTCACAGCAAGTTCCTTTTGAACGTGAGTGA
- a CDS encoding CvpA family protein gives MLTIIIIIALLFGFYTGYRRGLVLQVIRLIGYIITFVLATRYFQPLSEIVEMLIPFPSVQPNTELAFYDEATSFFIDDAFYRVITFILIGIIGWVITNFLSLLFTRVMYYDVMNHLNAIGGGITNVFITFVIIFFLLFVLSLIPIEFIQQQFVDNPFAYRIVTSTPFFSDFAVETWFNFNPFS, from the coding sequence ATGTTAACAATTATTATTATTATTGCTTTACTATTTGGTTTTTATACAGGATATCGTCGAGGCTTAGTATTACAAGTAATCCGCTTAATCGGTTACATTATTACATTTGTTCTGGCGACAAGATATTTTCAGCCATTATCCGAAATAGTTGAAATGCTCATTCCATTTCCTTCTGTCCAACCAAATACAGAGTTAGCTTTCTATGATGAGGCTACGAGTTTCTTTATAGATGATGCGTTTTACCGAGTGATTACGTTTATTTTAATTGGTATAATTGGTTGGGTTATTACTAACTTTTTATCGTTATTATTTACTCGAGTGATGTATTATGATGTTATGAATCATCTTAATGCAATTGGCGGTGGAATCACTAACGTATTCATTACTTTTGTCATTATCTTTTTCTTATTGTTTGTCCTTTCTTTAATACCTATTGAGTTTATCCAACAACAGTTTGTTGATAATCCCTTTGCCTATAGAATTGTTACAAGCACACCATTTTTCTCAGATTTTGCAGTTGAGACATGGTTCAATTTTAATCCGTTTAGTTAA
- a CDS encoding phenylalanine--tRNA ligase subunit beta: MLISLEWLSDFLDISDITGNELAERMSRTGIEVESVENIGKDLKNIVVGEVVELAPHQDSDHLNVAQVNVGESELSQIVCGAPNVEKGQKVIVALPGAVLPGGLEILASELRGVASNGMICALQEIGFSDNVVAKEYAKGIFVLPEDAPIGEDIVTYLKLDDDVIELDITPNRADALSMYGTAYEVAAIYDQTPQFKTIESTNFTNNSKLDQVNVEVESSELSTAYQMRLIEDVEVKASPLWVQLRLMKAGIRPVNNIVDTTNYFLLLYGQPMHAFDFDTLDSKTIKVKSATEGEKFTTLDGVERILDTNDTIIASGDTAIALAGVMGGLDSEVTSKTKNVLLETAVFNSQRVRATSKKFALRSESSSRFEKGINIGSVSEAGDQAALLMAELSNGKVAEGIKEFNELNTENMKVTVQNNSPEKKLGISLTKEDIAKIIARLGFKVEFEENHFTVEVPARRWDISIEADILEEIARIYGYDNIPTTLPETPSQPGQLTEKQQLIRKTRIVAEGLGLNQALTYVLTSKEHASLLKSQAHPLVELELPMSEERTVLRQSMFPALMEIAQYNQARQNKDLAFYETGRVFFGQGAHVQPKEEERLAILLSGEYKGSQWYETKKNYDFYVLKGILETYFESIRLSSKIEFKPTSSIDVMHPGRTAAITLDGKEIGFMGQIHPSVAEQFDLNQATFFGEVDIDMIVSYSRDALVQSPIAKYPSTSRDLALLVNDDQFHQDLFTLIKDNGGQYLVSIELFDRYIGENIPEGKQSLAYHMTFQNPNETLTDEDIEKVMTNITNALTQIDGLEIR; encoded by the coding sequence ATGTTAATTTCACTAGAATGGTTAAGTGACTTCCTAGATATATCGGACATAACAGGTAATGAGTTAGCTGAACGTATGTCAAGAACAGGTATCGAAGTTGAATCAGTTGAAAATATTGGTAAAGATTTAAAGAATATTGTTGTAGGTGAAGTTGTTGAACTTGCACCACATCAAGATAGCGATCACTTGAATGTAGCACAAGTAAACGTTGGTGAGAGCGAGTTAAGTCAAATTGTTTGCGGAGCTCCAAATGTTGAAAAAGGACAAAAAGTTATTGTGGCTTTGCCCGGAGCAGTGCTACCCGGAGGCTTGGAAATTTTAGCAAGTGAATTACGTGGTGTTGCTTCTAATGGAATGATTTGTGCGCTTCAAGAAATTGGGTTTAGTGATAATGTTGTAGCCAAAGAATATGCAAAAGGTATTTTTGTGTTGCCTGAGGATGCACCGATTGGCGAAGATATTGTTACATATCTTAAACTAGACGATGATGTTATTGAACTAGATATCACACCAAACCGTGCAGATGCTTTGAGTATGTATGGAACAGCTTATGAAGTAGCTGCGATTTATGATCAAACACCACAATTTAAGACAATTGAATCGACAAACTTTACGAATAATTCAAAATTAGATCAAGTAAATGTAGAAGTAGAAAGTTCAGAATTATCAACAGCTTACCAAATGCGTTTAATTGAAGATGTAGAAGTGAAAGCAAGTCCTTTATGGGTACAGCTTCGTCTAATGAAAGCTGGTATTCGTCCTGTAAACAATATTGTGGATACGACGAATTACTTCTTGCTTTTATATGGACAGCCAATGCATGCTTTTGATTTTGATACATTAGATTCAAAAACAATTAAAGTAAAATCAGCAACTGAAGGTGAAAAATTCACTACATTAGATGGTGTTGAAAGAATATTAGATACTAACGATACAATCATAGCATCAGGTGATACAGCAATTGCTTTAGCTGGTGTTATGGGTGGATTGGATTCTGAAGTCACCAGTAAAACTAAAAATGTATTATTAGAGACAGCGGTATTCAACTCACAACGAGTACGTGCAACATCGAAAAAGTTTGCACTGCGTTCAGAATCAAGTTCTAGATTTGAAAAAGGTATTAATATTGGAAGCGTAAGCGAAGCCGGAGATCAAGCAGCATTATTAATGGCAGAGTTATCTAACGGTAAAGTTGCGGAGGGAATCAAAGAGTTTAATGAACTGAACACTGAAAATATGAAAGTGACAGTTCAGAATAATTCACCTGAGAAGAAGTTAGGAATATCTTTAACAAAAGAAGATATCGCTAAAATCATTGCTCGTTTGGGCTTTAAGGTAGAGTTCGAAGAAAATCATTTTACAGTTGAAGTACCAGCGAGACGTTGGGACATTTCAATTGAGGCTGATATTTTAGAAGAGATTGCTCGTATTTATGGTTATGACAATATTCCGACGACATTGCCAGAAACACCAAGCCAACCAGGACAATTAACTGAGAAACAACAATTAATTCGTAAGACGCGTATTGTTGCTGAAGGACTTGGACTAAATCAAGCATTAACGTATGTCCTAACTTCAAAAGAACATGCAAGTTTATTGAAGTCACAAGCACATCCTTTAGTTGAGTTGGAACTTCCTATGAGCGAGGAACGCACTGTTTTACGACAAAGTATGTTCCCGGCGCTTATGGAAATTGCGCAATATAATCAAGCTCGCCAGAATAAAGACTTAGCATTCTATGAAACTGGACGCGTCTTTTTTGGTCAAGGAGCACATGTACAACCAAAAGAAGAAGAACGTTTAGCTATTCTACTTTCAGGGGAGTATAAAGGCTCTCAATGGTATGAAACTAAAAAGAACTATGATTTTTATGTATTAAAAGGAATCTTAGAGACTTATTTCGAAAGTATTAGATTGTCATCTAAAATCGAATTTAAACCAACATCAAGCATCGATGTTATGCATCCAGGTAGAACTGCTGCAATTACTTTAGACGGGAAAGAAATAGGCTTTATGGGTCAAATTCATCCATCAGTAGCAGAGCAGTTTGATTTAAACCAAGCGACATTCTTTGGTGAAGTAGATATTGATATGATTGTAAGTTATTCAAGAGATGCATTGGTTCAAAGCCCAATTGCAAAATATCCATCAACATCACGCGATTTAGCATTATTAGTTAATGATGATCAATTCCATCAAGATTTATTTACACTAATCAAAGATAATGGTGGACAGTACTTAGTTTCAATTGAATTATTTGACCGTTATATTGGAGAGAATATTCCAGAAGGTAAGCAGTCTCTTGCTTATCATATGACATTCCAAAATCCGAATGAAACATTAACGGACGAGGATATTGAAAAAGTAATGACAAATATCACGAATGCACTAACACAAATTGACGGATTAGAAATTAGATAA
- a CDS encoding endonuclease MutS2, with protein sequence MFSVSNEKIFDTLEFDKVRQRIKQYTQTELAQNMIANMKPSNNYEVIQQWQDETEQSHNLLLQDRLIPVPRLKSLDQPLKRLQLGASLNGKELAEVGKLLTSIKQVIHFFENLAEDEKYFPALQSWVDRCIHLPEVEKLIHNAIDEDGSVLSTASSQLGSIRRNQSNTEQQVRNQLNQILKSRASQLTDTLITIRNGRYVVPVKAEYRNQMGGTVHDQSSSGQTLYMEPQSVVNLNNRLAELKVAERKEIDRILDEISQNLMPYAEDISTNQEMLAQLDFIQSRAGYAREIKATKPILSKDLIVALWQARHPLIDSVDIVANDILLGEEYKALIITGPNTGGKTILLKTLGLLHLMGQSGLHIPAEEGSQIGVFDNVFADIGDEQSIEQSLSTFSSHMTNNVRIINEATYESLVLFDELGSGTDPQEGAALAVAILEHFRKIGTTIMATTHYPELKLYANDAKDTINASMEFNSETLSPTYRLLIGVPGRSNALEISKRLGLPDSILQIAQEGVSKDDQSINEMVANLEHERRSAEQDHLKAERFLDDAEQLHKDLRQEYNRWLEQKNKLVEKAKQDANELVREKQDQAEKILREIRELQLEQGQSNTIKEHVLIEKRTSFDDLKLPEELKKNKVLKRAKQKKTLKPGDDVEVLSYGQRGTIVEQSGKEEYVVQMGILKMKIAEKDLEPLKKIEKPTNINVQRNVKSKVQTSLDLRGERYDAGLSRLAQYLDSAILSNHPMVTIIHGKGTGALRSGVQTALREHSQVDRFEYSPPNAGGDGSTIVYFK encoded by the coding sequence ATGTTTTCCGTGAGTAATGAGAAGATTTTTGACACACTTGAATTCGATAAAGTACGCCAACGTATCAAACAATATACTCAAACAGAGCTTGCTCAGAATATGATAGCTAATATGAAACCGTCTAATAATTATGAAGTTATTCAACAATGGCAAGATGAGACTGAACAGTCACATAATTTATTGTTGCAAGATCGACTGATTCCGGTACCGCGGTTAAAATCATTAGATCAGCCCCTTAAGAGATTACAATTAGGTGCGAGTCTAAACGGTAAAGAACTAGCAGAGGTTGGTAAGCTATTAACTTCTATCAAGCAAGTGATTCATTTTTTTGAGAATTTGGCTGAAGATGAAAAGTATTTTCCGGCTTTACAAAGCTGGGTGGACCGTTGTATTCACTTACCAGAAGTTGAGAAGCTAATCCACAATGCGATTGATGAAGACGGCAGTGTATTATCAACTGCGTCAAGTCAACTGGGTAGTATCAGACGAAATCAATCGAATACCGAACAACAAGTTCGTAATCAACTGAATCAAATATTAAAAAGTAGAGCGTCTCAATTAACTGATACCCTCATAACAATCCGTAATGGACGTTATGTAGTGCCTGTTAAAGCTGAATACCGTAATCAGATGGGGGGAACAGTTCATGACCAAAGTAGCTCAGGTCAAACTCTATATATGGAACCCCAGAGTGTCGTTAATCTAAATAACCGCTTGGCTGAATTAAAAGTGGCTGAACGAAAAGAAATTGATCGAATTCTTGATGAAATTTCACAAAATTTAATGCCATACGCGGAAGATATTAGTACGAATCAAGAGATGCTCGCACAGTTAGATTTTATTCAATCTAGAGCAGGGTATGCTCGTGAGATAAAGGCAACGAAACCGATCTTGTCGAAGGATTTAATTGTTGCTCTTTGGCAAGCAAGACATCCACTCATTGATTCTGTAGATATCGTGGCGAATGATATTTTACTTGGAGAAGAATATAAAGCACTTATTATAACTGGACCCAATACGGGTGGTAAGACAATTTTACTTAAGACACTCGGTCTCCTACATTTAATGGGGCAATCGGGCTTACATATTCCGGCAGAAGAAGGAAGTCAGATTGGTGTATTTGATAATGTATTTGCTGATATTGGTGATGAACAATCGATTGAACAAAGTTTAAGTACTTTTTCAAGTCATATGACTAACAATGTTCGCATAATTAATGAGGCTACTTATGAATCATTAGTACTATTTGATGAATTAGGTTCAGGAACGGATCCTCAAGAAGGTGCAGCATTGGCAGTGGCGATTTTAGAACATTTCCGAAAAATTGGAACAACTATTATGGCAACAACTCACTATCCTGAATTGAAGCTTTATGCCAATGATGCTAAAGATACAATCAATGCTAGTATGGAGTTTAATTCAGAAACACTATCACCGACATATCGTTTACTAATCGGTGTTCCAGGTCGATCGAATGCATTAGAGATATCTAAACGATTGGGTCTTCCAGACTCAATACTTCAAATTGCTCAAGAAGGCGTATCTAAAGATGATCAATCAATTAATGAAATGGTTGCGAATCTTGAACACGAACGTCGATCTGCAGAACAGGACCATCTGAAAGCAGAAAGGTTCTTAGATGATGCAGAACAATTGCATAAAGATTTACGTCAGGAATATAATCGCTGGTTAGAGCAAAAGAACAAATTAGTTGAAAAAGCAAAACAAGATGCTAATGAGTTAGTTCGTGAAAAGCAAGACCAAGCCGAAAAAATATTACGTGAGATTCGTGAATTACAATTAGAACAAGGACAAAGTAACACAATTAAAGAACATGTTCTTATTGAAAAACGAACTTCATTTGATGACTTGAAGTTACCAGAGGAACTCAAGAAAAATAAAGTACTTAAGCGAGCTAAACAAAAGAAAACACTTAAACCAGGTGATGATGTTGAAGTACTTTCATATGGACAAAGAGGAACTATTGTCGAGCAATCTGGTAAAGAAGAGTATGTTGTTCAAATGGGAATTTTAAAAATGAAAATCGCAGAAAAAGATTTAGAACCGCTTAAAAAGATTGAAAAACCAACCAATATTAACGTACAGCGTAATGTTAAGTCTAAAGTCCAAACATCACTCGACTTACGTGGTGAACGATATGATGCAGGCTTATCTAGATTAGCGCAATATTTAGATTCAGCAATACTATCCAATCATCCCATGGTAACAATTATTCATGGTAAAGGAACTGGAGCGTTAAGAAGTGGTGTTCAAACTGCACTACGAGAACATTCTCAAGTAGACCGATTTGAATACTCACCGCCAAACGCAGGTGGAGATGGTTCAACGATTGTCTATTTTAAATAG
- a CDS encoding ribonuclease HIII, whose amino-acid sequence MASESIKVDKATFNKMHNHYKDNLVKTVPYSEFRAKVGSTTITGYTSGKVLFQGNDAQGELTKWQGSSSKTSTIKATSKSTTSTSLPENFANWAIIGSDEVGNGSYFGALTVCSVYLSPNQFELVELLGVKDSKLLKDSEIIKIAEELKLTVPYQLTICNPDKYNQAIEDGYNAVSIKVSLHNFTIAKLLNKMSQEQSQEMQGILIDQFTPANNYFKYLQKEKNPIKDKVYFVKKGESHHLAVASASIIARAAFLESLETLGKPFNKVLPSGAGKVSDVFAAQLIKRYGKNSLNETAKLHFKNTTKAIDLAKKLK is encoded by the coding sequence ATGGCCTCAGAAAGTATTAAAGTAGATAAAGCAACATTTAATAAAATGCATAATCATTACAAAGATAATTTAGTTAAGACTGTTCCGTATAGTGAATTCCGTGCAAAAGTAGGCTCAACGACAATTACCGGGTATACGAGTGGAAAAGTATTATTTCAAGGTAATGATGCACAAGGCGAGTTAACTAAGTGGCAAGGTTCAAGTAGCAAAACGTCAACTATAAAAGCAACATCAAAAAGTACTACTTCTACTTCACTGCCAGAAAACTTTGCTAATTGGGCAATCATTGGTAGCGATGAAGTGGGTAACGGAAGTTACTTTGGTGCTTTAACTGTGTGTAGTGTATACCTGTCTCCTAATCAATTTGAATTAGTTGAATTACTTGGAGTAAAGGATTCAAAGCTTTTAAAAGATAGCGAAATTATAAAAATTGCTGAAGAATTGAAATTAACGGTTCCCTATCAATTAACAATCTGTAATCCTGATAAATATAACCAAGCTATTGAAGATGGTTATAACGCAGTGAGTATTAAAGTATCTTTACATAATTTTACAATTGCTAAATTGTTAAACAAAATGAGTCAGGAACAATCCCAGGAAATGCAAGGTATCCTAATTGATCAATTTACACCTGCAAATAATTATTTTAAGTATCTACAAAAAGAAAAGAATCCTATTAAAGATAAGGTCTATTTCGTGAAGAAAGGTGAAAGTCATCATCTAGCCGTTGCTAGTGCTTCTATTATAGCTCGAGCAGCTTTCTTAGAATCTCTTGAAACATTAGGAAAGCCATTCAACAAGGTATTACCTTCTGGAGCTGGTAAAGTTAGTGATGTTTTTGCTGCTCAATTAATTAAGCGTTATGGAAAAAATTCACTGAATGAAACGGCTAAATTACATTTTAAAAATACAACAAAAGCAATCGATTTAGCTAAAAAATTAAAATAA
- the trxA gene encoding thioredoxin codes for MAQAISDDQFTTKTSEGVTLTDFWAPWCGPCRMQSPIVDELAEEMDDVEFYKMNVDDEPKTAQSFGIMSIPTLLIKKDGEVVEKLVGYHDKARLTEILNQYK; via the coding sequence ATGGCACAAGCAATATCAGATGATCAATTTACAACAAAAACAAGTGAAGGGGTTACATTAACGGACTTTTGGGCACCTTGGTGTGGACCATGTCGTATGCAATCACCTATCGTGGATGAATTAGCTGAAGAAATGGATGACGTTGAATTCTATAAAATGAATGTTGATGATGAACCAAAAACAGCTCAATCATTTGGAATCATGTCTATTCCAACTCTTTTAATTAAAAAAGATGGCGAAGTAGTTGAAAAATTAGTCGGATACCACGATAAAGCACGTTTAACTGAAATTTTAAATCAATACAAATAA
- a CDS encoding pyridoxamine kinase, whose amino-acid sequence MSKRVLVVNDIPGAGKVAANINIPILSAGGMEVSVLPTMFVSTQTGESYSNIIRHEMNEDFRRTLDVWKNNDIHFDVILTGYFSTIEQLELFTEYYLQEKVRNPEMKLLMDPIMADNGKYYPGFDHRIAEKFSALMKQADIVFPNITEACFITNTPYSELMTVEELNQVSLKLIESGVQYVVITGVRVPESNPNQIGFYVRGQNDYNRLIMHKYYPEHFFGTGDIVVSSATVWFSRGYSIEDTLLKTGKIIEQSLDNTLALNRDIKWGIYFEPILNQFFPINDKERSF is encoded by the coding sequence ATGTCTAAAAGAGTTTTAGTTGTAAATGATATTCCGGGTGCAGGAAAAGTAGCTGCGAATATTAATATACCAATATTATCTGCAGGTGGAATGGAAGTATCAGTTCTACCTACAATGTTCGTATCAACCCAGACAGGGGAAAGTTATTCTAACATCATCCGGCATGAAATGAATGAAGATTTTAGACGTACTTTAGATGTATGGAAAAATAATGATATACATTTCGATGTTATTTTGACAGGCTACTTTTCAACGATTGAACAACTTGAACTATTTACTGAATATTATCTTCAGGAAAAAGTACGTAATCCAGAAATGAAGTTGTTAATGGATCCTATTATGGCAGATAACGGGAAATATTATCCGGGATTTGATCATCGAATCGCAGAAAAGTTTTCTGCATTAATGAAACAAGCAGATATTGTTTTCCCAAATATTACAGAAGCTTGTTTTATCACAAATACACCTTATTCTGAATTGATGACAGTTGAAGAATTGAATCAAGTAAGCCTTAAATTAATCGAGTCTGGTGTTCAATATGTTGTAATAACTGGTGTTAGGGTGCCTGAAAGCAACCCAAATCAAATTGGATTTTATGTAAGAGGGCAAAATGATTATAATAGGTTAATCATGCATAAATATTATCCAGAGCATTTTTTTGGTACAGGAGATATTGTTGTGAGTTCCGCGACAGTTTGGTTTAGCAGAGGTTACTCAATAGAAGATACTTTATTAAAGACTGGGAAGATTATCGAGCAATCATTAGATAATACATTGGCTTTAAATAGAGATATAAAATGGGGAATTTACTTCGAACCGATACTAAATCAATTTTTCCCGATAAATGACAAAGAGAGGAGTTTTTAA
- the pheS gene encoding phenylalanine--tRNA ligase subunit alpha produces the protein MTSTIKQLKSSIESLAQDAALEIQSSDSTNELQSVRVKYTGKKGELTQHSKEMRNLSNEEKPELGKAIQNFHTIFNEAFEKQINSIKTKELELQLANETIDVTLPGYDLPYGTRHILTQTLEEIEDFFLGMGYQVVEGPEVELDSYNFERMNLPKNHPARDMQDTFYVDDEVLLRTHTSPVQARTMEIHDFEKDGPLKMISPGKVFRRDSDDATHSHQFQQVEGLVIAKDITLADLKGTLLLLVQRLFGEERVIRLRPSFFPFTEPSVEVDVSCFKCEGKGCSVCKQTGWIEILGAGIVHPKVLEMSGIDVNTYSGFAFGLGIERVAMLKYNIDDIRHFYQNDLRFLKQFKGGQN, from the coding sequence ATGACATCAACTATTAAACAATTAAAGTCTTCGATAGAATCTTTAGCTCAAGATGCTGCTTTAGAAATCCAATCGAGTGACTCAACCAATGAACTTCAATCGGTTCGAGTGAAATATACTGGAAAAAAAGGTGAATTAACTCAGCATTCAAAAGAAATGCGTAATTTATCTAACGAAGAAAAACCGGAACTAGGTAAGGCGATTCAGAACTTCCATACTATTTTTAATGAGGCGTTTGAGAAACAAATAAATTCAATTAAAACTAAAGAGTTAGAACTCCAGTTAGCGAATGAAACGATTGACGTGACTTTACCAGGGTACGATTTACCATATGGTACAAGACATATCTTAACTCAGACGCTAGAAGAAATTGAAGATTTCTTCTTAGGGATGGGTTACCAAGTTGTCGAAGGTCCGGAAGTAGAATTAGATTCATACAACTTTGAACGTATGAACTTACCAAAGAATCATCCAGCACGTGATATGCAGGATACTTTCTACGTGGATGATGAAGTTTTATTACGTACACATACTTCTCCAGTTCAGGCTCGTACTATGGAGATACATGATTTTGAAAAAGATGGGCCATTAAAAATGATTAGTCCAGGTAAAGTATTCCGTCGTGATAGCGATGACGCGACACACTCTCATCAATTCCAACAAGTTGAAGGGTTAGTTATTGCCAAAGATATTACTTTAGCAGACTTAAAAGGAACATTACTATTGTTAGTTCAACGGTTATTTGGAGAAGAGCGTGTAATCCGTCTGCGTCCTAGCTTCTTCCCATTTACTGAACCTTCAGTAGAAGTTGATGTGAGCTGTTTTAAATGTGAAGGAAAAGGCTGTTCAGTTTGTAAACAAACAGGCTGGATTGAAATATTAGGAGCAGGTATTGTTCATCCAAAAGTATTAGAAATGTCAGGAATTGATGTTAATACATATAGTGGATTTGCATTCGGATTAGGTATCGAGCGTGTTGCTATGCTTAAGTACAATATTGATGACATTCGTCATTTCTATCAGAATGATTTAAGATTCTTAAAACAATTTAAAGGAGGTCAAAACTAA